In the genome of Vicinamibacterales bacterium, the window GTGACGGGAACAGTGTCGTCGAAGATCGTTCCGATGCCGCAGCTGGGATATGCTGGGAGGATGGACCTGCGACTCGAACCTCTGCCCGGCTACCATGCCTTCTCCGGTCCAGTCGTCCTTGTCATCATGGACGGCGTCGGCCTCGGCAGGCGCGACGACTCGGACGGCGTCTTCCTTGCGAACACGCCGACGCTCGATGAACTGCTCCGGGAGCCGCTGTTCGTGACACTCAAGGCGCACGGGACGGCCGTCGGCCTGCCGTCCGACGAGGACATGGGGAATTCCGAGGTCGGTCACAACGCGCTTGGCGCGGGGCGGGTGTTCGCCCAGGGTGCGCGGCTCGTCAACGACGCCATTGCGACCGGCGCGATCTTTGGTGGCGCGGCATGGCGGTCGGTCGTCGAGCGCGGGACGTCGGGCGGAACCGTGCACTTCATCGGGCTGCTCTCGGACGGCAACGTCCACAGCCACATCGGCCACCTCTTCGCGCTTCTCGATCGGTGTGCGCAGGACGGGGTGACTCGCGTCCGCATCCACCCTCTCCTCGACGGGCGCGACGTTGGTGAGCGCAGCGCCTTGACGTATCTCGGCGCGCTGGAGGCGCATCTCGCCACGCTGAACGCGGCGGGCGGTCGCGACTACCGGGTTGCGTCGGGTGGCGGGCGCATGGTCACGACGATGGATCGGTACGGCGCGAATTGGAGCGTCGTCGAGCGTGGGTGGAAGGCGCACGTGCTCGGGATCGGCCGGCAGTTTCCGTCGGCCACCGAGGCGGTGGAGACCTACTACCGGGAAGATCCGACGAGCACTGACCAGTACCTCGACAGCTTCGTGATCGCGGAGAACGGGAAGCCGATCGGCACCATCAACGATGGCGACGCCGTCGTTTGCTTCAATTTCCGCGGCGATCGGGCGATCGAGATCTCGCGGGCCTTCGAAGAGGCCGACTTCGTTGAGTTCGACCGCGTGCGCGCGCCGAAGGTGTTCTATGCCGGCATCATGCAGTACGACGGCGACGCGCAGATCCCGAAGCAGTTCCTCGTGGAGCCGCCGGCGATCGACGGCACGGTGTCGCAGTACCTGTGCGCCGCCGGGGTCACGTCGTATGCGATCTCGGAGACGCAGAAGTTCGGCCACGTGACGTACTTCTGGAACGGCAACAACTCGGGCTACATCGATGAGCGCCTCGAGAGGTACGTCGAAATTGCGTCGGACCGTGTGAGATTCGACCAGCGGCCGTGGATGAAGTCGGCGGAGATTACCGATGCGACGATCGACGCCGTGACGTCCGGGCGCCACAAGTTCATCAGGCTGAACTATCCGAACGGCGACATGGTGGGGCACACGGGTATCGTGCCGGCCATCCGCATCGCGGTGGAAACGGTGGACCTCGGCCTGCAGCGCCTGCTGCCGGCCATCAAGGCCGCCGGCGGCATCCTGGTGGTCACGGCCGACCACGGCAACGCGGACTGCATGTTCACCGAGAAGAAGGGACGGCGCGAGCCGATGGTCGCGCACACCCTCAACCCGGTGCCGTTGGTCGTCAAGGACTTTTCGGGCGCGAACCGCCTGGAATTGACACGGGTCGGCTCCCCGGGTCTCAGCAACGTGGCCGCGACCCTTTTGACGCTGCTCGGCTACCGCAAGCCCGACGCCTACGACCCGTCGCTGATCCAACTGGCTGGCTGAGCGCCGCGGGGCCTCTGCGGCCTCGGCGCGCTCCGCGGTTGAGAGCGATCGAGGTACGATAGGGCCATGCTGTTCGACTTCGATGCCGTGCTCGATCGCCGGCGCACGCACTCGCTCAAGTGGGACCACTGCGCCACCGAATTCGGACTCGACGATGTGATTCCGATGTGGGTGGCCGATATGGATTTTGCCGCGCCGCCGGCGGTGGTCGAGGCCGTGAAGGCCCGGGCCGCACATGGCGCCTACGGATACGTCTCTGTTCCGGAGTCCTTCTGGCAGGCGGTCATCGAATGGCTCCGCACCCGCCACGGCTGGGATGTCGAGCGCGGCTGGCTGTTGCGGGCGCCGGGCGTCGTCCCGGCCCTGAGCTTGTGCATAAACGCGCTCACGGAGCCAGGCGACGCCATCATCGTCCAATCGCCCGTGTACTACCCGTTCTTCAGCGCGGTGACGCGCAACGGGCGTCGTCTCGTGAGAAATCCGCTCGTCGTGGACGAGAACGGCGCCTATCGGATGGATTTCGACGATCTCGAGAGCCGGATCGATTCCGGGACCCGGATGCTGATCCTCTGCAGCCCGCACAACCCGGTGGG includes:
- the gpmI gene encoding 2,3-bisphosphoglycerate-independent phosphoglycerate mutase encodes the protein MDLRLEPLPGYHAFSGPVVLVIMDGVGLGRRDDSDGVFLANTPTLDELLREPLFVTLKAHGTAVGLPSDEDMGNSEVGHNALGAGRVFAQGARLVNDAIATGAIFGGAAWRSVVERGTSGGTVHFIGLLSDGNVHSHIGHLFALLDRCAQDGVTRVRIHPLLDGRDVGERSALTYLGALEAHLATLNAAGGRDYRVASGGGRMVTTMDRYGANWSVVERGWKAHVLGIGRQFPSATEAVETYYREDPTSTDQYLDSFVIAENGKPIGTINDGDAVVCFNFRGDRAIEISRAFEEADFVEFDRVRAPKVFYAGIMQYDGDAQIPKQFLVEPPAIDGTVSQYLCAAGVTSYAISETQKFGHVTYFWNGNNSGYIDERLERYVEIASDRVRFDQRPWMKSAEITDATIDAVTSGRHKFIRLNYPNGDMVGHTGIVPAIRIAVETVDLGLQRLLPAIKAAGGILVVTADHGNADCMFTEKKGRREPMVAHTLNPVPLVVKDFSGANRLELTRVGSPGLSNVAATLLTLLGYRKPDAYDPSLIQLAG